One Defluviitoga tunisiensis genomic window carries:
- a CDS encoding 3-isopropylmalate dehydrogenase produces the protein MPSIAVIPGDGIGPEVVNEGLKIFNYFNNEYNLNFKFEEFNLGAKRYLKNGELIPESILKKLETFDAIYLGAVGDPQVPAGILEHGILLKLRFHFDQYVNLRPIKLLNNRFSPLKNKGVEEINFTVVRENTEGLYAGIGGFLKKGTADEVAIQEMVSTRKGVERIIRYAFEYANKTNGKVTLCDKSNVLTYSHNLWLRVFEEVKTEYPNIKTDHYYVDAITMKMVRNPELFDVIVTCNMFGDIITDLGAELQGGMGLAASANINPDTVSMFEPIHGSAPDIAGKGIANPIAAILAVSMMLEYFHRDDLSEKIENAIKIIIEENKLTPDMGGKLTTQEVGDEILKVLKRG, from the coding sequence TTGCCATCAATTGCAGTAATACCCGGAGACGGAATTGGACCAGAAGTCGTTAATGAAGGGCTTAAAATATTTAATTATTTCAATAATGAATACAATTTAAACTTTAAATTTGAAGAATTCAATTTGGGAGCAAAAAGATACTTAAAGAACGGGGAATTAATTCCAGAATCTATCTTAAAAAAATTGGAAACATTTGATGCCATATATCTTGGAGCAGTTGGAGATCCTCAAGTACCAGCTGGAATTTTAGAACATGGAATACTTTTGAAACTTCGATTCCATTTTGATCAATATGTCAATCTTAGACCAATTAAATTATTAAATAATCGTTTTTCCCCCTTAAAAAATAAAGGAGTAGAAGAAATTAATTTTACGGTTGTTCGTGAAAATACAGAAGGACTTTATGCAGGAATTGGAGGATTCCTAAAAAAAGGAACTGCTGATGAAGTTGCTATACAAGAAATGGTTTCTACAAGAAAAGGGGTAGAAAGAATTATTAGATACGCATTTGAATATGCAAATAAAACAAATGGGAAAGTTACTTTATGTGACAAGAGTAATGTTTTAACTTATTCTCATAATCTTTGGTTAAGAGTATTCGAAGAAGTAAAAACCGAATATCCAAATATTAAAACAGACCATTATTACGTTGATGCTATAACCATGAAAATGGTTAGAAATCCAGAACTATTTGATGTCATCGTAACTTGTAATATGTTTGGAGACATTATTACCGATTTAGGAGCAGAGCTACAAGGAGGTATGGGATTAGCTGCATCTGCAAACATAAACCCTGACACAGTATCTATGTTCGAACCAATTCATGGTTCTGCACCAGATATTGCTGGTAAAGGAATTGCTAATCCTATAGCGGCTATTTTAGCTGTTTCTATGATGCTTGAATATTTCCATAGAGATGATTTATCTGAAAAAATTGAAAATGCAATAAAAATCATTATTGAAGAAAATAAATTAACGCCTGATATGGGAGGAAAACTCACAACACAAGAAGTTGGGGATGAGATATTAAAAGTTTTAAAAAGAGGGTGA
- the cimA gene encoding citramalate synthase produces MIHIFEPILFDTTLRDGSQSEGVSFSIGDKIKIAQRLDDYGIHYIEGGWPGSNPKDEEFFVKAQNLNLKNTELVAFSSTKKIGINVENDVNINKLITAGVKTVTIFAKSWDFHVIEALNISCEENLKLIEDTIKYLKYNGMNVFFDAEHFFDGFNHNAKYAMKTLQVAQDSGASTIILCDTNGGQIPSRVREIIKTVKKEINVPLGIHAHNDSGLAVANSLVALEEGVEQIQGTIGGLGERCGNTDLSILIPILKFKYNLPLTSIKIDKTTSIYNFVMEIANLTPENRKPFVGRSAFTHKGGVHVSAIIKNPLTYEHIPPEAVGNERRILVSELSGKSNLKSKIEELGFDASKFSESQIKSLTSKIKEYEHQGYQFEGADASLKLLIMREFYDYVPDFQVENFKILSYNFGEETSTEAVIKLKVKDKVVHAVSEGDGPVNALDYALRKALEDFFPILKDIKLIDYKVRVLDSSSGTASKVRVLIETKDSERTWTTVGVSSNIIEASWDALIDSIEYGLYINNCSETKSYSNIKM; encoded by the coding sequence GTGATTCATATTTTTGAACCTATACTTTTTGATACAACACTAAGAGATGGGAGTCAAAGCGAAGGAGTTTCATTTTCAATTGGTGATAAAATTAAAATTGCTCAAAGATTAGACGATTACGGAATTCACTATATTGAAGGTGGATGGCCCGGATCTAATCCAAAAGACGAAGAATTTTTTGTAAAAGCTCAAAATTTAAATTTAAAAAACACTGAACTAGTAGCCTTCAGCTCTACAAAAAAGATTGGAATTAATGTTGAAAACGATGTCAACATTAATAAACTTATTACTGCTGGGGTAAAAACTGTAACAATATTTGCAAAAAGCTGGGACTTTCACGTGATTGAAGCTTTAAATATCTCTTGTGAAGAAAATTTAAAACTTATTGAAGACACAATAAAATATTTAAAATATAACGGAATGAATGTTTTTTTTGATGCAGAACATTTTTTTGATGGGTTCAATCATAATGCAAAGTATGCAATGAAAACTCTTCAGGTTGCTCAAGATTCTGGTGCATCTACAATTATACTATGTGACACTAATGGAGGACAAATTCCCTCAAGAGTTCGAGAAATAATTAAAACCGTTAAAAAAGAGATTAATGTTCCATTAGGAATACACGCCCACAACGATTCCGGTTTAGCTGTAGCAAATAGTTTAGTTGCTCTTGAAGAAGGTGTAGAACAAATTCAAGGGACCATCGGTGGGTTAGGAGAAAGGTGTGGAAATACCGATCTTTCAATCCTTATTCCCATTTTAAAGTTCAAATATAATTTACCATTAACTTCTATAAAAATCGATAAAACAACCTCTATTTATAATTTTGTTATGGAAATTGCAAACTTAACTCCAGAAAATAGGAAACCTTTTGTTGGAAGAAGTGCCTTTACACACAAAGGGGGTGTTCATGTTAGTGCAATCATTAAAAATCCACTTACTTATGAACATATACCTCCAGAAGCCGTTGGAAACGAAAGAAGGATACTAGTATCAGAATTGTCTGGAAAAAGTAATTTAAAATCTAAAATAGAAGAATTAGGTTTTGATGCTTCTAAATTTTCCGAAAGCCAAATTAAAAGTTTGACCTCAAAAATAAAAGAATATGAACATCAAGGATACCAATTTGAAGGTGCGGACGCCTCTTTAAAATTGCTAATTATGCGGGAATTTTATGATTATGTTCCAGATTTTCAAGTTGAAAATTTCAAGATTCTTAGCTACAATTTTGGCGAGGAAACAAGCACTGAAGCAGTGATTAAATTAAAAGTTAAGGACAAAGTAGTACATGCGGTTTCTGAAGGAGATGGACCCGTAAATGCTTTGGACTACGCATTAAGAAAAGCATTAGAAGATTTCTTCCCTATTTTAAAAGATATAAAACTTATAGATTATAAAGTACGTGTTTTGGATAGTTCTTCAGGTACCGCTTCAAAAGTACGTGTACTAATTGAAACTAAAGATTCTGAAAGAACTTGGACAACTGTTGGCGTTTCATCAAATATTATTGAAGCAAGTTGGGATGCCTTAATTGATAGTATTGAATATGGTTTATATATTAACAATTGTTCCGAAACAAAAAGTTATTCTAACATTAAAATGTAG
- a CDS encoding aminotransferase-like domain-containing protein: MVENIFADRMNNVPKSFIREILKVIDDPEIISFAGGLPNKELFPIDEIRNASNYQFEFYGSEVLQYSTTEGYLPLREFIAERYNKNKGLNISADNVLITHGSQQALDLIGKVFLNDNDPVAIEEPGYLGAIQCLSVFSKKFVPITLDEDGLNCNELRTACEQFSPKIIYTVPNFQNPTGISYSIEKRETIVNILKKHRTFIIEDDPYGELRYEGKEADSFGKLLPNQTILLGSFSKIIAPGFRIGWLIAPDNIMDKLVIAKQAADLHSNYVGQRIIYQYLKDTDLDKHISDIKKTYNSQRVAMIESIEKFFPKSVKYTKPVGGMFLWVTLPNNIAATELLNHSIKQKVAFVPGDPFYVGKSNVNTLRLNYSCSDEKTIKEGIKRLSVCIKQLTTI, encoded by the coding sequence ATGGTAGAAAATATTTTTGCTGATCGAATGAATAATGTCCCTAAATCGTTCATTCGTGAAATTCTTAAGGTAATAGACGATCCAGAAATTATTTCATTTGCTGGAGGATTACCAAATAAAGAACTATTCCCTATTGATGAAATTAGGAATGCATCTAATTATCAATTTGAATTTTACGGAAGTGAAGTCTTGCAATACAGCACGACGGAGGGATATCTTCCTTTAAGAGAGTTTATTGCAGAAAGGTATAACAAAAATAAAGGATTAAATATTTCTGCTGATAATGTATTAATCACCCATGGTTCTCAGCAAGCACTTGATCTTATTGGAAAAGTTTTTCTTAATGATAACGACCCAGTAGCAATAGAAGAACCTGGTTATCTTGGGGCGATCCAATGCTTATCGGTTTTTTCCAAAAAATTTGTTCCTATAACTCTTGACGAGGATGGTCTAAATTGCAACGAACTAAGAACTGCTTGTGAACAATTCTCACCCAAAATAATTTACACCGTACCTAATTTTCAGAATCCAACAGGTATTTCTTACTCTATTGAAAAAAGAGAAACAATTGTTAATATATTGAAAAAACATCGTACCTTTATAATTGAAGATGATCCTTATGGAGAGTTAAGATATGAAGGAAAAGAAGCAGACTCCTTTGGAAAATTATTACCAAATCAAACAATACTTCTTGGTTCATTCTCGAAAATTATTGCTCCGGGATTTAGAATCGGATGGTTAATTGCACCTGATAATATAATGGATAAATTAGTAATTGCCAAACAAGCAGCTGATCTACACTCAAATTATGTTGGTCAAAGAATAATATATCAATATTTGAAAGACACAGATCTAGATAAACACATTTCTGATATAAAGAAAACTTACAACTCCCAAAGAGTGGCAATGATTGAAAGCATTGAAAAATTTTTCCCAAAATCTGTGAAATACACAAAACCTGTAGGCGGTATGTTTTTATGGGTTACTTTACCCAATAATATTGCTGCTACCGAGCTATTAAATCATTCTATAAAACAAAAGGTAGCTTTTGTCCCTGGTGATCCTTTTTATGTAGGAAAATCTAATGTAAATACCCTAAGATTAAATTATTCTTGCTCAGATGAAAAAACTATTAAAGAAGGAATTAAAAGACTATCTGTTTGTATAAAACAATTAACTACAATTTAG
- a CDS encoding Glu/Leu/Phe/Val family dehydrogenase, protein MQEEKRVSMFDNAVKQFDRAASIMGLDPNLREVLVKPKRELIVNFPVRMDDGTTKVFTGYRVQHNMTLGPAKGGIRYHQNVTLDEVKALAFWMTWKSAVVNIPYGGAKGGVTVEPSQLSFSELERLSRRFFYEIQVILGEEIDIPAPDVNTDGQVMSWYMDTYSMSKGHTSLGIVTGKPVEIGGSVGRTEATGRGINICLQEAVNYLRDKGKLNKKDEEITVAIQGFGNVGSNLALTLTEESKMRLIAISDVSGGLYKEHGFTAAEIRALMERTKNRKKLLLEVNEEGYKEISNEELLMLNVDILSPCAMENAITIDNSKDIQAKLIVEGANGPLTPEADEILLSKNVFIVPDFLANSGGVTVSYFEWLQGMQWDFWELEDVRKALHKKMTSAFYDVIKTMEKYEIDMRTAAYIKAIDRVATATKLRGIYP, encoded by the coding sequence ATGCAGGAAGAAAAAAGAGTAAGTATGTTTGACAATGCAGTTAAGCAATTTGACAGAGCTGCTAGTATTATGGGTTTAGATCCAAATCTTAGAGAAGTTTTAGTAAAACCTAAAAGGGAGTTAATTGTCAATTTCCCAGTGCGTATGGATGATGGAACTACTAAGGTTTTTACAGGATATAGGGTTCAACACAATATGACTTTGGGACCCGCCAAAGGGGGAATCAGATATCATCAAAATGTTACGTTAGATGAGGTAAAGGCTTTAGCTTTTTGGATGACTTGGAAATCGGCAGTTGTAAATATTCCTTATGGTGGGGCTAAAGGTGGAGTTACTGTCGAGCCTAGTCAGTTATCATTTTCAGAACTTGAGAGATTGTCAAGAAGATTTTTTTATGAAATACAAGTAATTTTAGGAGAAGAAATTGACATTCCTGCTCCTGATGTAAATACAGATGGACAAGTAATGTCATGGTATATGGATACCTATTCGATGAGTAAAGGGCATACTTCTTTAGGAATTGTTACTGGTAAGCCAGTGGAAATAGGTGGGTCGGTTGGACGAACAGAAGCCACTGGAAGGGGTATTAATATTTGTCTGCAAGAAGCAGTGAATTATTTAAGAGATAAAGGTAAATTAAATAAGAAAGATGAAGAAATTACAGTTGCTATTCAAGGTTTTGGAAATGTTGGTTCTAATCTAGCTTTGACATTAACTGAGGAATCCAAGATGAGGTTAATTGCTATTTCAGATGTTAGTGGTGGATTATATAAAGAACATGGATTTACAGCTGCTGAAATTAGAGCTTTAATGGAAAGAACAAAAAATAGAAAAAAATTATTATTAGAAGTTAACGAAGAAGGATATAAAGAAATATCAAATGAAGAATTACTAATGTTGAATGTAGATATACTTTCTCCTTGTGCTATGGAAAACGCAATTACAATTGATAACAGTAAAGATATTCAAGCAAAATTAATAGTAGAAGGTGCAAATGGTCCTTTAACTCCTGAAGCTGATGAAATTTTATTATCCAAAAATGTTTTTATAGTTCCTGATTTTCTAGCTAATTCTGGTGGAGTCACTGTTTCATATTTTGAATGGCTGCAGGGTATGCAGTGGGATTTTTGGGAATTAGAAGATGTCAGAAAAGCCCTACATAAGAAGATGACTAGCGCTTTTTACGATGTTATTAAAACAATGGAAAAATATGAGATTGATATGAGAACAGCTGCATATATTAAGGCTATAGATAGAGTTGCGACTGCTACTAAATTGAGAGGTATTTACCCCTGA
- a CDS encoding RNA polymerase sigma factor, with amino-acid sequence MNDEKFIEALKNKDQKAFKILYDEYAPKIYGILKNYVRPNEIEDALQEVFLRIIRGINNFEGRSKLSTWIYRIAVNVGKNYSRSYSKEVEKPMDLDSDEPENFSVQPISETNVKKEAFNDINYQIILNIMEQLDKDERLLIKLRDIDGLSYNEIAEITDLPLGTVKSKLHYARKKLKKLIEEANLI; translated from the coding sequence TTGAACGACGAAAAATTTATTGAAGCTTTAAAAAATAAAGATCAAAAAGCTTTTAAAATCTTATATGATGAATATGCACCAAAAATTTATGGTATATTGAAAAATTACGTAAGGCCTAATGAAATAGAAGATGCTCTTCAAGAGGTTTTTTTAAGAATAATTCGTGGAATTAATAATTTTGAAGGACGTTCAAAATTATCTACCTGGATCTATAGAATAGCTGTAAATGTTGGAAAAAATTATTCTAGGAGTTATAGTAAAGAAGTTGAAAAACCTATGGATTTAGATAGTGATGAACCAGAAAATTTTAGCGTACAACCTATTTCTGAAACAAACGTTAAAAAAGAAGCTTTCAACGACATTAATTATCAAATTATCTTAAATATAATGGAACAACTTGATAAAGACGAAAGGTTACTTATTAAATTACGTGACATAGATGGCTTAAGCTACAATGAAATTGCCGAAATAACTGATCTTCCTCTAGGCACCGTAAAAAGTAAACTTCATTATGCAAGAAAAAAACTTAAAAAACTAATTGAGGAGGCGAATTTAATATGA
- a CDS encoding SoxR reducing system RseC family protein → MKEIMDVIDIDDEYIYLKTLRTEACNSCSVRSGCYILGGSNELKLKAKRIENIDFQIGDKVIVELPNVPVVKLSFLAYGLPLITFLTIVIILYLLNFSDLMSFLIGLAGTCITYLFVKFYDNKKIQNKYLPTIIEKYDKNQNINNTIL, encoded by the coding sequence GTGAAAGAAATAATGGATGTTATAGATATAGATGATGAATATATTTACTTAAAAACTTTAAGGACAGAGGCGTGTAATAGTTGTTCAGTAAGAAGCGGATGTTATATATTAGGTGGTTCTAATGAACTCAAGTTAAAAGCTAAGAGAATAGAAAATATTGACTTTCAAATTGGTGACAAAGTTATCGTGGAGTTACCAAATGTTCCAGTTGTCAAATTGTCTTTCTTAGCATATGGACTACCTTTAATAACTTTTTTAACCATAGTTATAATTCTATATTTATTAAATTTTTCTGACTTAATGTCTTTTTTAATAGGTTTAGCCGGAACATGCATAACTTATTTATTTGTAAAATTTTATGATAATAAAAAGATACAAAATAAGTATCTTCCCACAATTATTGAAAAATATGACAAAAATCAAAATATAAATAATACTATTTTATAA
- a CDS encoding ABC transporter ATP-binding protein, protein MSKNEKVILEVEHLKKYFPVRAGIFKKIVAQVQAVDDISFKVHEGETLGLVGESGCGKSTTGMTILRLYEPTFGRIILGEEDTTPWFMSNNEAKRYINKMYVERFDKMQKKFGSSEEVINHLDKEIDRKYADIYFKQGATGIRQNLLNNLTEKRRYFRKNAQVIFQDPYSSLNPRLRIIEIIGEGMKVNKMGSNNEIRDRVAHLMEIVGLSKDYIYRYPHQFSGGQRQRIGIARALAVNPKLIISDEAVSALDVSIQSQIINLLVDLKKEYGLTFVFIAHDLAVVKHISDKIAVMYLGKIAELSTKKDLFDNPLHPYTVSLMSAIPIPDPEVKKKRVVLEGDVPSPLNPPKGCRFHPRCPIAKEVCSKEEPPLNEVEENHYVSCFFPGQFKI, encoded by the coding sequence ATGTCCAAAAATGAGAAAGTAATTTTAGAAGTAGAACACTTGAAGAAATACTTTCCTGTCAGGGCCGGTATTTTCAAGAAAATAGTTGCTCAGGTTCAAGCTGTTGATGATATTTCATTCAAAGTTCATGAAGGTGAGACTCTAGGCTTGGTTGGAGAATCTGGCTGTGGGAAAAGCACAACAGGGATGACTATTTTAAGACTATATGAACCTACTTTTGGAAGAATTATTTTAGGAGAAGAAGATACAACTCCTTGGTTTATGAGCAATAATGAAGCAAAACGATACATAAATAAGATGTATGTAGAAAGATTTGATAAAATGCAAAAAAAGTTTGGTTCTAGTGAAGAAGTGATAAATCATCTTGATAAAGAAATCGATAGAAAGTATGCCGATATTTATTTTAAGCAGGGAGCAACTGGTATAAGGCAAAATTTGTTGAATAATCTTACTGAAAAAAGAAGATATTTTAGAAAAAATGCCCAAGTAATTTTTCAAGATCCCTATTCTTCATTGAATCCTAGACTTAGAATTATTGAAATTATTGGTGAAGGAATGAAAGTGAACAAAATGGGTTCAAACAATGAAATACGTGATCGAGTTGCACATTTAATGGAAATTGTGGGTTTATCTAAAGATTATATTTATCGTTATCCACATCAGTTTTCGGGTGGTCAAAGACAAAGAATCGGTATTGCTCGAGCCCTTGCAGTTAATCCTAAACTAATAATTTCAGATGAAGCAGTTTCTGCATTAGATGTGTCTATCCAATCACAAATTATAAATTTATTGGTTGATTTAAAGAAAGAATATGGCTTAACTTTTGTATTTATAGCTCATGACTTGGCTGTTGTTAAGCATATTAGCGACAAAATTGCAGTAATGTATTTAGGGAAAATCGCGGAATTATCAACTAAGAAGGATCTTTTTGATAATCCATTACATCCGTATACTGTGTCTTTAATGTCTGCTATACCTATTCCTGATCCGGAAGTTAAGAAGAAAAGAGTGGTTTTGGAAGGAGATGTTCCTAGTCCATTAAATCCTCCAAAAGGTTGTAGATTTCATCCTCGATGTCCTATTGCAAAAGAAGTTTGTTCAAAAGAAGAACCACCATTGAATGAAGTTGAAGAAAATCATTATGTTTCATGTTTTTTTCCTGGTCAATTTAAAATTTAA
- a CDS encoding ABC transporter ATP-binding protein, giving the protein MNNNKKPLLKVENLHVHFKTEDGIIKAVNGVNFELFSGETLAIVGESGSGKTVTALSTIRLLDENGWIDEGKIHYKDIDVLALSDNQLRKIRGKEISMIFQEPMTALNPVFTIGDQIVESLELHLNMGKQEARKRAIELLTKVGIPEPERRIDQYPHELSGGMRQRAMIAMALSCNPSILIADEPTTALDVTIQAQILELMKELQKEFQMSIIFITHDLGVVAEMADRAIVMYGGEVVESADIITIFKKPRHPYTWGLMNSIPRIDRDEERLLSIPGVVPNPLNFPKGCKFSNRCFFADKKCIEENPNLEEIEANHFSRCWHIDRMLREMHKVKEGER; this is encoded by the coding sequence TTGAACAATAATAAGAAACCCTTACTTAAAGTTGAAAATCTGCATGTTCATTTTAAAACTGAAGATGGAATAATTAAAGCTGTTAATGGAGTAAATTTTGAATTATTTTCTGGCGAGACTCTCGCAATAGTTGGAGAATCTGGATCGGGAAAAACTGTTACCGCTTTAAGTACAATTAGATTATTAGATGAAAATGGCTGGATTGATGAGGGTAAAATTCATTATAAAGATATAGATGTTTTAGCTTTATCTGACAATCAATTAAGAAAGATTAGAGGTAAAGAAATTTCAATGATATTTCAAGAACCAATGACTGCCTTGAATCCAGTTTTTACCATTGGAGATCAAATAGTTGAATCCTTAGAATTGCATCTAAATATGGGTAAACAAGAGGCAAGAAAACGTGCTATTGAATTGCTTACAAAAGTTGGAATACCGGAACCTGAAAGAAGAATTGATCAATATCCACATGAATTATCTGGTGGAATGAGGCAAAGGGCTATGATTGCTATGGCATTATCCTGCAATCCTTCGATTTTGATTGCAGATGAACCTACGACAGCTTTAGATGTTACAATACAGGCTCAAATATTAGAATTAATGAAAGAATTACAAAAAGAATTTCAGATGTCAATAATTTTTATTACACATGATCTTGGAGTTGTCGCTGAAATGGCAGATAGAGCTATCGTTATGTATGGAGGAGAGGTTGTAGAAAGTGCAGACATTATTACTATATTTAAGAAACCTAGACATCCTTATACTTGGGGTCTTATGAATTCAATTCCACGTATTGATAGAGACGAAGAACGATTGTTATCAATACCAGGAGTTGTACCAAATCCTTTAAATTTTCCTAAAGGGTGTAAATTTTCTAACAGATGTTTTTTTGCTGATAAAAAATGTATTGAAGAGAACCCTAATTTAGAAGAAATAGAGGCTAATCATTTTTCTAGATGTTGGCATATTGACAGGATGTTGAGAGAGATGCATAAGGTAAAAGAAGGTGAAAGATGA
- a CDS encoding ABC transporter permease yields the protein MTTYIIRRLLLLPLIILGVTLIVFSMSQLLGPLKLLSTYVDPNTYAKMSERDIQILMQQYGLTDPLPIRYGKWLKSLFKGDLGWSVVGKEPVLNALIHRFPFTVELALYALFPIIGVGIWLGVTAAVHHNSFIDQFIRIFALIGWSLPDFVWAILVLLIFYIGLGWFPPGNLSIWADQIVKSPSFHNYTNLLTIDALLNGRIDIFWDALRHIIGPVIAISWLWWANLLRITRSSMLEVLRKDYVRTARSKGLSEKVVINKHARKNALIPVVTTAGQMVIGLLTGVVIVEMVFVRTGLGSFAATAAQQLDYASIMGVLLFTSLLLIIGNLIIDISYAIIDPRIRLG from the coding sequence TTGACGACGTATATTATCAGAAGACTTTTACTATTGCCATTAATAATTTTAGGGGTTACATTGATTGTGTTTTCAATGTCTCAATTGCTTGGCCCTCTAAAACTGTTATCAACCTATGTTGATCCTAACACTTATGCAAAAATGTCAGAAAGAGATATACAGATTTTAATGCAACAGTATGGATTAACTGATCCTCTTCCAATTAGGTATGGCAAATGGCTTAAAAGTTTATTTAAAGGAGATCTTGGTTGGTCAGTTGTAGGAAAAGAACCTGTTTTAAATGCATTAATTCACAGATTTCCATTTACTGTAGAATTAGCTTTATACGCCTTATTTCCTATTATAGGAGTTGGAATATGGTTAGGGGTTACAGCAGCTGTTCATCATAATTCTTTTATTGATCAATTTATTAGAATATTTGCTCTAATTGGTTGGTCCCTTCCTGATTTTGTTTGGGCTATTCTTGTATTATTAATATTTTATATTGGGCTTGGTTGGTTTCCACCTGGAAATTTAAGTATTTGGGCAGATCAAATTGTTAAAAGTCCTTCATTTCATAATTATACTAATTTATTAACAATTGATGCTTTACTAAACGGAAGAATAGATATATTTTGGGATGCTCTTAGACATATCATTGGCCCAGTTATTGCAATATCTTGGCTTTGGTGGGCTAATTTACTTAGGATAACAAGATCTTCCATGTTAGAGGTATTAAGAAAGGATTATGTAAGAACTGCTCGTTCTAAAGGTCTTTCTGAGAAAGTTGTTATTAACAAACACGCTAGAAAGAATGCATTAATTCCTGTAGTAACTACTGCGGGACAAATGGTTATAGGCCTATTGACAGGAGTTGTTATAGTAGAAATGGTTTTTGTAAGAACAGGTTTAGGTTCATTTGCAGCTACTGCTGCTCAGCAACTTGATTATGCTTCTATAATGGGAGTGCTTTTATTCACTTCTCTATTGTTAATAATAGGGAATTTGATAATAGATATTTCATATGCCATAATTGATCCAAGAATCAGGCTAGGGTGA